The region TAGAATCAtgggtcatgactgatactgcagttgtgttgaactgatattgcagttgtgttgaactgatattgcagttgtgttgaacggatactgcagttgtgttgaacagatgaacGACCACTATTCCGCGCAACtatagtttcctttcaacacaactgcaatatcttttcaaaCACAAGTGCAGTATCtattcaacacaattacactATCAAGCATAACCAAGGTCTACAATATATTGTGGGCCATGgtacacaatataatttgcgccctCCTTTGTTCACTTCAAACAGATTAATTAGGTTCTATTTCTAGGTTGCCCACTATTTAAAAAATGGTCGCACTATCTTAgtactttataaaaaaaatattttttttacgtcatttttttttccctctcacTACTTTCGTGAGCTCTCCCTCTCACTCTTTTCGTGAGTTTTTCCTTTGTTTCCTATCTTTTGCATTTCTCGAATTATCTTTGCTGCTTCTTGCCTCGTCGTCCCTATGGAAGCAGCAAATGCATTTGCCAACCTCTCTCTTGCCGAACTAGGTGAGGAGGAGACTGTACAACAGTTAGATGGAATCTCCCTACGTCAGCCAGAGCCAGAAATCGTATACCTTGCAGTTGGCAGACTTGTCACAGCAAAACCGATTAGATTCCACTTCTTCAAGGATACAATGGCATCAATATGGCAACCTGTAATGGGGATGAATGTGATGGAGCTAAAGCCCAGGCTCTACCTTTTTCGGTTCTTTCACAAGAAGGAATTAGATCGTATTATTGACGATGGCCCATGGATGTATGAACAAAGTTTACTGCTGCTGAAGAAACTAGAGCCACATGAAGATCCTGAAGCAGTTACTTTGAGCCATGCTGATTTTTGGATTCAAATCCACGGCCTTCCGGTGGGATGCCGTTCGGAGGCAGTACTGCAAGCAATAGGACAGTTTGTAGGCGGACTGATAAAAATGGATGAAAAAAATTTCGACGGTTCGCTACGAGCTTTCTACAGAATTCGGGTGGCCCTAAACGTCTCAAAACCGTTGAAGAAAGGAATGCGGTTGAAGAAGGATGATGGGGAATGGTTCACTATTCTCTTCCAGTATGAGCGTCTACCTACATTCTGCTTCCTATGCGGAATGATAGGGCATGGCGAGAAGCAATGTGCGAAGTGGCTGGAGGAAGGAGAAcagcaaaaagaaaaaccatTCAGTCCATCATTACGAGCAGGAACCCGGCGAAACATCCCTACGTCCGGTGAACAGTGGATCGCTCCGGATACCTATGCCGACAGGAAATTATGGAGGGCCTCGGGAAAAGAAACGGCAATGGACAATAGTGCGGAAAAAGTGGTGGTGGGGGACTCGAGGAGAGATACCATACTTAATCCCAGCAACTATGTTTCCCACAATACAATAAACAATACTTTTTTCAAGGAAAGTGGGAAACAGAATATAGGCACCCATATTTCAGGGGATGTAGAGATGGGCACGCCAGATACCACTAGCGCCTTGGAAGCCAGTACTGCAGGCGGTAAGgggggaaacaacaacggtggTAATCCACCACCTGGTTCAAACCAACCTACCCAACCTTTTTCATGCaacaatattgaaaataaagaagcacAAAAGAACAAAGGCAAAGAAAAAGTGCAGACCACATTGACGACTACTATAGTAACCCAGATGGTTGAAAATGCCAATGATGGTATACTGGATGTGGTTGATCAGAAACGGCAAAGGGTGGGCGAATATGGAAGTGGTAGTGGCATGGATACTATGGCTATGGACGTGGAAACCTTGGGGTCAAAAAACGGGGATGCGGCGGGACTTGCTATGCAAGCCCGCCcagaattatgagtattttcTGCTGGAATTGCCGGGGGCTTGGCAACCCGAAGGCAATTCGTGTGTTGGCGGACAATGTCCGTGTGAAGAGGCCAAGGATTGTATTTTTAATGGAAACGTTTGTTGATAAAACTAAAATGGAGGCTATTCGTGTGCAGCTCGGCTTCCAcaatttatttgttgttgaagCTCAGGGCCATAGAGGAGGGTTAGCTTTGATGTGGGCGGACAGTATTGAAATAGAAGTAACAGGATACTCCAATAATCACGTTGATACCCATGTGAAACTTGATACAAACAGCCCACAATGGAGATTTACGGGGTATTATGGATTCCCGGAGCGCCATAGAAGAAAGGAAGCTTGGAATATGTTAAGGAATCTAGCTGGTTTGAGCACATTACCATGGGTCATCATGGGCGATTTTAATGATTTACTACATCACtcagaaaagagaggaagagtTCCACACCCACCATGGTTGATTAATGGTTTCAAGAATGCAGTAGACGATTGCGGACTCCAGGACTTACCATTTACTGGCCATCAGTTTACTTGGGAACGGTCACGGGGCACTAGATATATGGTCGAAGAAAAACTAGACAGAATCCTTATCACCGACTCATGGCTCAACTTATTTGAGGGAGCTAAGGCATGCTCAATTATAACTCCCTATAGTGATCATTTACCTCTTTTGTTGGTCCCCGTGGTAGTCACTGAACAATTCAAAAGGAGGAGGTTCTGCTTCGATAATGTATGGCTGAGAGAAGACAAATGTAGAGAAATAATTGCTAATAGCTGGGACAATACAATGGGATTGGATGTCCTTGATAGAATTGAAGTATGTAGTCATGAGTTATGGAAATGGGGCAGAAACTACAACAAAGAATTTCAGAGACGCATTGAGGTATGCAATCGACAATTAGAGGGCCTCCGGGCTAGGCGTGACAGGGAAGGGCTTAACCAGTATTCTCAGACTGAAAAGGAATTAATGTTCTTACTGGAGCAGCAACATACTTACTGGAGACAAAGGGCCAAAGAACATTGGTTTAAGGGGGGAGATAACAATACAAAATATTTCCATAACTCTGCGAAAAGTAGGAAACGGAGGAATAAGGTGGAGAGATTACAGTCTGAGAACGGAAATTGGGTGGACGATCCTGATGAGATGGGAAAGGTGATGACagattattttgataatttgttTACATCCGAACAAGGAGATATGGAGGAGGTTATTGAGTGCATTAACACAAAAGTTAAACCTGAGGATAATATCAGACTTCTTCGTCCAGTTAGTATGGAAGAGGTCCGTGTGGCTGTCTTCCAAATGCACCCGGATAAATCACCTGGTCCAGATGGGCTTAACCCGGggttctttcaacatttttgggaTATAGTCGGAGGAGATGTAACGGTGTTCTGTAGACGGTTCATGGAAACTGCCAAGCTCCCGGTTAAggctaataattcatttattgTCTTGGTCCCGAAGAAAGCTAAACCGGAAGCCATGAAGGACCTTCGACCTATTGCGCTGTGCAACGTCCTGTACAAAATTGCGGCAAAAGTGTGCGCAAATCGTATGAAACCGATGCTTGAGGGCCTTATATCTAACGCTCAGAGTGCATTTGTGCCAGGGAGATTAATAACTGATAATATTATGCTAGCCTATGAGGCTCACCATTTCTTGAAACGAAAGACACAAGGAAAAGAGGGTATTGCAGCTTTAAAAGTGGACATGAGCAAAGCATACGACAGAGTGGAGTGGAGTTTCCTAGCAGCAGTGTTAGCGAAATTGGGCTTCAGTAAGCGGTGGTGTGACATTCTACTTGAAACAGTGAGGTCCGTGCAATATCACATCCTGCATGAAAATCGTCAAATAGGGCCAATTGTACCAGGGAGAGGGCTTCGACAAGGGGATCCCCTATCCccttatttatttctatttgtgACTGAAGGTCTAAGTGCGCTCATTGATAGACAAATAAATATTGGCATGTTGCATGGTGTGCGTGTAGCGCGGGGAGCTCCACAGATATCACACCTCCTATTTGCAGACGACAGCTTTTTGTTCCTGAAAGCTAATCTGAATGAAAGCATGCGCATGAGGTGGGTGTTAGACACTTATTCTGCGGCCTCTGGACAGAAAATTAACTATGAGAAATCTCTTATCTGCTTCAGCTCTAATGTGGTGCAACAGTCAAAAGACGAGGTGGTCGGCTCGCTGGGAGTTTGCGAAGGAGATACATCTGGAAAATACCTGGGCCTCCCTTCTTTAGTGGGTCGAAAGAAGAAGGCAATTCTAGCTTTTATAAAAGATAGAATCCTATCTAGAATTCGTACTTGGAATGCAAAATTCCTATCCCGTGCAGGAAGAGAGATTCTGTTAAAAAATGTGATTCAAGCGATGCCATCATATGCAATGATGGTATTCTTGTTACCAGTCGGCCTGTGCAAGGAAATAGAGGCTATTATGAATGAATATTGGTGGACCGGAACAACAGGCAATGGAAAGGGCATTAAATGGAAAACTTGGGGTGCTCTGTGTACTCCAAAAACACAAGGAGGAATGGGATTCAGATGCCTTAGAGAGATGAACCTAGCTTTACTCGCGAAACAAGCCTGGAGACTCCTTACGATGCCAGAATCATTAGTAACTCGTGTGTACAAAGCCCGCTACTTCCCAAAAACTTCCTACTTTGAAGCACAAACTGGTAGTAATCCTTCATTTATATGGAGGGGCATGATtgaggtacaaaatgtgttgaAGAAGGGCTGTCGGAAGCGAGTGGGAGATGGCCGAAACACCATTATTGGAACCGACCCTTGGTTAAAGAACGACCATGAACCTTATGTTAGCACTGAGCTGCATGAATCTATTTTCGCTGCCCCGGTTTCCTCTTTGATGAATATGCAGGGTACAGGATGGGATGTGGACTGTGTGAGAGATATTTTTGATGTAAACGATGCTGCTAATATACTCAGCATCCCTATCAGTTCTCGCAAGCCACCAGATGCATGGGTATGGCATTGGAGTCAGAAAGGAGATTATACTGTGAAATCATGCTACAGATTGTTGGCGGCTGAAGCTGACGATTTGCGCCCATGGACGAAAATATGGAAACTGCAAGTGCCACCCAGAGTGAAGATATTTTGCTGGCAAATGGCATGTTCTTTTCTCCCCACACGAGATGCTCTGAATATAAAGCAAATACCATGCTTCTTAATGTGCCATATGTGTGAACGGGTTGTGGAATCTGCTTACCACTTGTTTGTAGAATGTCATATTGTAAAGCAAATATGGAATAAACTATTGGGAGGACTGCCAGGTATGTCACAAAACCATGACAGGGTAGCACACTGGTTGTTTGATTGCATAGGATGTTTAAGTGAGGAGAAGCTATGCAAATTGATCATGATATGCCATGGGCTTTGGAGCAGCAGGAATGAACGTGTTTGGAAGGGCACCCTTTTTGTTATGGAGACTGTAATTCATAAAGCTCTTTCCCTATGGGCTAACTGGAAGAATGCAAACATTGTGGAAAATAAACCAGGGCCCTTAGATGATAATATGCAGTGGAGAAAACCTGAACCTGGACGCATGAAGATTAATACAGATGCTGCTTTTAACTACGCAAACAACACCATGGGGTTGGGTATGGTCCTACGAGATGAAGAGGGGCGGTTCCTTGCTGCAAAAGGCATGAACATGCAAGGCACCTTCACGGTGAATGAGGCGGAGGCAGTGGGTATAAGAGAAGCTTTAAACTGGTTGAAGGAGATGGGTGTGGAAGAAGTTGATATTGAGACAGATTCCCAGACTGTCTACCATGCCATTCATGAGGACCTTTTTCATTCTGCTTTAGGTCTTTTAGTTGGTGATATTAAACAGTCTGCTTCGTTGTTTAATGATGTAGCTTTCCTTTttgttaagcgatctgcgaacTGTGCTGCCCACTCTGTTGCTAGGGAAGCCGCTTCTATGTCAGATTGCAGGGAGTGGGTTGATATCCCTCCCCCTTTTCTTGTTAAGATTCTGTCTgatgatttaatgcattaagttttttctctcaaaaaaaaaaaaaaaaaataaaaaaaatatttttttattaataaaacaattttaattttaataataataataataataataataataataaatatttaaaaagccTAAAAAACAGTTATGCAATTCTGACACATACACTTATCAAATATTGGACAACATGGAGCATTAACTGAAATAGACACTTATCAaatattgaacaaattaaaaataattaaaactgTCATGCCTCACTTCTAGGACATGACCC is a window of Ipomoea triloba cultivar NCNSP0323 chromosome 11, ASM357664v1 DNA encoding:
- the LOC115996146 gene encoding uncharacterized protein LOC115996146, which encodes MEAANAFANLSLAELGEEETVQQLDGISLRQPEPEIVYLAVGRLVTAKPIRFHFFKDTMASIWQPVMGMNVMELKPRLYLFRFFHKKELDRIIDDGPWMYEQSLLLLKKLEPHEDPEAVTLSHADFWIQIHGLPVGCRSEAVLQAIGQFVGGLIKMDEKNFDGSLRAFYRIRVALNVSKPLKKGMRLKKDDGEWFTILFQYERLPTFCFLCGMIGHGEKQCAKWLEEGEQQKEKPFSPSLRAGTRRNIPTSGEQWIAPDTYADRKLWRASGKETAMDNSAEKVVVGDSRRDTILNPSNYVSHNTINNTFFKESGKQNIGTHISGDVEMGTPDTTSALEASTAGGKGGNNNGGNPPPGSNQPTQPFSCNNIENKEAQKNKGKEKVQTTLTTTIVTQMVENANDGILDVVDQKRQRVGEYGSGSGMDTMAMDVETLGSKNGDAAGLAMQARPEL